One segment of Anatilimnocola aggregata DNA contains the following:
- a CDS encoding tetratricopeptide repeat protein: MTDAHGSTSQVSKARFSLAAVTQILPAARRSPLKVGLPLALGLVAFIVATYYATSLYFLAEPEKVTVADVLAPLDEGLLQEARQQAAELRSQPDLDEELQSACLFVLGSVLAEEAEKTGQPTQRRLLNLIAARYLDQSRQIGLPKDREAQGVLTLARAFYRANRYVPAATMLAEALAKNPDSAIELEHALTDCYLKMQPPQPKVALTHIERLLRLPGISPRQRDEAHLLAANVHFTANNTAACEASLAQVLDTSSVFPQAQALAARVQLQRLPPPKPGQSLGTAEQQPLQTLIAELQPLAERKGLEQGVAAQLSLLLAQCHERLGKQKEAAHFYGRIRKLHHGSPEAVASTFLEADWLAGAGQVEESLTLYRRGLQEAEPSEDYDNHWLPRQEIERRLEAAIRRYQELKSFAEAAELAEAAASLVALPQTLLWRAEIERAWAADLLDQQKGRSREEKDLLQAQARTHLREAAARDRELAAARVATRNFPDDLLRSATTYLQGYGYQQAEQGFRQFLQQQTREGQPEALIGLGQALLAQGRTSEALATLDQVQQMFDKHPANYQARLLAAAALQEQGDLSAARELLNANLFGSALTPQSTEWRDSLFALGHIQFRQGMTHEARSRNVPPQETEDKRLAESLRELEIAAGFFEEAIKTLTEATQRFPAASQSIAATYEVAEAYRHAAKWPRQRLQVVTIDSTRQTLNRQLTSDLNSAVAEYTRLIERLSDDQESSRATVDLKVLRNCYFNRADALFDLGRYEEAIQAYSAATNRYQHEPESLEAYVQIATCYRRLQRYAEARGTLEQARVVLERIRKDADFAKTTRFDRQQWIQLLEWFSTL, encoded by the coding sequence ATGACTGACGCGCACGGAAGCACGTCGCAGGTGAGCAAGGCCCGGTTTTCACTGGCGGCCGTCACCCAAATTCTGCCCGCTGCCAGGCGGAGCCCGCTCAAGGTCGGTTTGCCACTCGCGCTGGGCTTGGTGGCGTTTATCGTCGCTACGTACTACGCCACATCACTTTATTTTCTGGCTGAGCCGGAAAAAGTTACCGTCGCCGATGTTCTCGCCCCGCTCGACGAAGGCTTGCTGCAAGAAGCGCGTCAGCAGGCGGCCGAGTTGCGGTCGCAGCCCGACCTGGACGAAGAGTTGCAATCGGCTTGCCTGTTTGTGCTCGGTTCGGTCCTGGCCGAAGAAGCGGAGAAGACAGGCCAGCCCACGCAGCGGCGGTTGCTTAACTTGATCGCAGCCCGCTATCTCGATCAGTCGCGGCAAATCGGACTGCCGAAGGATCGCGAGGCTCAAGGTGTGTTGACCCTAGCTCGGGCGTTTTATCGAGCCAATCGTTACGTCCCCGCGGCGACGATGCTGGCCGAAGCGCTGGCGAAAAATCCTGACTCGGCCATTGAACTCGAACACGCCCTCACCGACTGCTACCTGAAGATGCAGCCGCCGCAGCCCAAGGTGGCCCTGACGCACATCGAACGGCTGTTGCGATTGCCGGGCATCTCGCCCCGCCAGCGCGACGAAGCTCATCTGTTGGCCGCGAATGTCCATTTCACGGCCAACAATACCGCTGCCTGCGAAGCGTCGCTGGCCCAAGTGCTCGATACATCGTCGGTGTTTCCACAGGCCCAAGCGCTTGCCGCCCGAGTGCAGTTGCAACGCCTGCCGCCACCCAAGCCAGGGCAGTCGCTAGGTACCGCCGAGCAACAGCCGCTGCAAACGTTGATCGCCGAACTGCAACCCTTGGCCGAACGCAAAGGTTTGGAGCAGGGTGTCGCTGCCCAGTTGAGTTTGCTCCTCGCACAGTGCCACGAACGCTTGGGCAAGCAAAAGGAAGCAGCTCACTTTTATGGCCGCATTCGCAAACTGCATCACGGCTCGCCGGAAGCGGTCGCGTCGACCTTTCTGGAAGCCGATTGGTTGGCCGGTGCGGGGCAAGTGGAAGAGTCCCTCACGCTCTATCGTCGTGGTCTGCAAGAAGCGGAACCCAGCGAAGACTACGACAATCATTGGCTGCCGCGGCAAGAGATCGAACGTCGGCTGGAAGCGGCCATTCGTCGCTATCAAGAGCTGAAGTCGTTTGCCGAAGCGGCAGAACTGGCCGAAGCGGCTGCGTCGCTTGTCGCCTTGCCCCAAACGCTGCTCTGGCGAGCCGAGATTGAGCGAGCCTGGGCAGCGGATCTGCTCGATCAACAAAAGGGACGCTCACGCGAAGAGAAGGATTTGCTGCAAGCTCAGGCGCGCACACACCTGCGCGAAGCAGCGGCCCGCGATCGTGAACTGGCAGCGGCCCGTGTTGCCACTCGCAACTTTCCCGACGATCTCCTCCGCTCGGCGACCACTTACCTGCAAGGCTATGGCTACCAGCAGGCCGAACAAGGCTTCCGTCAGTTCCTGCAACAGCAGACTCGCGAAGGACAACCCGAAGCACTCATCGGTTTGGGGCAGGCCTTGCTCGCTCAAGGTCGCACTAGCGAGGCTCTCGCCACGCTCGATCAAGTGCAGCAGATGTTCGATAAGCATCCAGCCAACTATCAGGCGCGCTTGCTCGCCGCTGCCGCGCTGCAAGAACAAGGGGACCTATCTGCTGCTCGCGAACTGCTGAACGCCAACCTGTTTGGCTCAGCCCTAACGCCGCAAAGTACAGAATGGCGCGACTCACTGTTTGCCCTTGGTCACATTCAATTCCGGCAAGGAATGACGCACGAAGCACGCAGCCGGAATGTGCCCCCGCAAGAGACCGAGGACAAACGACTGGCGGAATCACTCCGCGAACTGGAAATTGCCGCCGGCTTTTTCGAGGAAGCGATTAAGACGCTGACCGAAGCTACCCAGCGCTTTCCCGCAGCGTCGCAGTCGATTGCAGCCACCTATGAAGTGGCTGAAGCCTATCGTCATGCAGCGAAATGGCCACGGCAGCGTTTGCAGGTTGTCACCATCGATTCGACTCGGCAAACCTTGAATCGACAACTAACGAGCGATTTGAACTCGGCCGTTGCCGAGTATACGCGACTCATCGAGCGATTGTCGGACGATCAGGAAAGTAGCCGTGCTACGGTCGATCTCAAGGTGCTTCGAAATTGCTACTTCAATCGAGCCGATGCCTTGTTCGACTTGGGGCGTTACGAAGAGGCCATTCAAGCTTATTCCGCCGCGACCAATCGTTATCAACACGAACCTGAATCGCTCGAAGCCTACGTACAGATAGCAACCTGCTATCGCCGGCTGCAGCGCTATGCCGAAGCCCGCGGCACCTTGGAACAAGCGCGCGTCGTGCTCGAGCGAATTCGCAAAGATGCCGACTTCGCCAAGACGACTCGCTTCGATCGCCAACAGTGGATTCAGCTATTGGAATGGTTCAGCACTTTGTAA